From Kamptonema formosum PCC 6407, a single genomic window includes:
- a CDS encoding DUF29 domain-containing protein, with translation MVTKLEIDRQNLYETDYLKWIETTVEKLRSQDYSNVDWENLIEEIESMGRSERRSLESNLIIVIMHLLKWQFQPELRTRSWKSSIFEHRRRIRNALEDSPSLKPYLEDIFAKCYSNAVESASIETGLPLEVLPKLCLYTSIEVLDSNFLPDDNAQ, from the coding sequence ATGGTGACAAAACTAGAAATTGATAGACAAAACTTATATGAGACGGACTACTTGAAATGGATTGAAACAACAGTAGAAAAGTTGCGATCGCAGGATTACTCAAACGTTGACTGGGAAAACTTGATTGAAGAAATAGAAAGCATGGGTAGAAGCGAACGCAGGAGTTTAGAAAGTAATCTTATTATCGTTATTATGCACTTACTCAAGTGGCAATTTCAGCCAGAGTTAAGAACCCGTAGCTGGAAAAGTAGCATTTTTGAACATCGCAGGCGCATTCGCAACGCTCTAGAAGATTCCCCCAGTCTCAAACCTTATCTAGAAGATATATTTGCTAAATGCTATTCCAATGCCGTTGAAAGTGCAAGTATTGAAACTGGATTGCCTCTGGAAGTATTACCCAAATTATGCCTTTATACTTCTATTGAGGTGTTAGATTCTAACTTTCTACCAGATGACAATGCTCAATAA
- a CDS encoding DUF29 domain-containing protein: MVTEIGINKQSLYEADYLKWIETTLEKLRSQDFSNVDWENLIEEIESMGRSERKSFKSNLIVILIHLLKWQFQPELRSRSWKSSIFEHRRRIHEDIEDSPSLKPYLEEVFAKCYSNAVQGASIETGLPLEVFPQLCPYTSIEVLDSNFLPDENAQ; encoded by the coding sequence ATGGTGACGGAAATAGGAATTAACAAACAAAGTTTATATGAAGCGGATTACTTGAAGTGGATTGAAACAACATTAGAGAAGTTGCGATCGCAAGATTTCTCAAACGTTGACTGGGAAAACTTGATTGAGGAAATAGAAAGCATGGGGCGGAGTGAGCGCAAGAGCTTCAAGAGCAATCTCATTGTGATATTAATTCACTTGTTAAAGTGGCAATTTCAGCCTGAATTAAGAAGTCGTAGCTGGAAGAGTAGCATTTTTGAACATCGCAGGCGCATTCATGAGGATATAGAAGATTCCCCTAGTCTCAAACCCTATCTAGAAGAGGTATTTGCTAAATGTTATTCAAATGCAGTTCAAGGAGCAAGTATTGAAACTGGATTGCCTCTGGAAGTATTTCCCCAATTATGCCCTTATACCTCTATTGAGGTTTTAGATTCTAACTTTCTGCCAGATGAAAATGCTCAATAA
- a CDS encoding DUF29 domain-containing protein: MVMELGIDRQSLYELDYLKWIETTVEKLRSQDFSNVDWENLIEEIESMGRSERKSFKSNLIVVIMHLLKWQFQPELRSRSWKSSIVEHRRRIRDDLKDSPSLKPYLEEVFAECYWDAVEQASAETGLAIEVFPQLCPYTSIEVLDSNFLPDEKVEEINEEN; the protein is encoded by the coding sequence ATGGTAATGGAACTAGGGATTGACAGACAAAGTTTATATGAATTGGATTACTTGAAGTGGATTGAAACAACAGTAGAAAAGTTGCGATCGCAGGATTTCTCAAACGTTGACTGGGAAAATTTGATTGAGGAAATAGAAAGCATGGGGCGGAGTGAGCGCAAGAGTTTTAAGAGCAATCTTATTGTAGTTATCATGCACTTGCTCAAGTGGCAATTTCAACCAGAGTTAAGAAGTCGTAGCTGGAAAAGCAGCATTGTCGAACATCGCAGGCGAATTCGCGACGATTTAAAGGATTCTCCCAGTCTCAAACCATATTTAGAAGAGGTATTTGCGGAATGTTATTGGGATGCAGTTGAACAGGCAAGTGCTGAGACTGGATTAGCGATAGAAGTATTTCCCCAACTATGTCCTTACACTTCTATTGAGGTGTTAGATTCTAACTTTCTGCCCGATGAAAAAGTTGAGGAAATAAATGAAGAGAATTAA
- a CDS encoding DUF29 domain-containing protein gives MVTEIGIDRQSLYEADYLKWIETTVEKLRSQDFSNVDWENLIEEIESMGRSERKSLKSNIIVVIMHLLKWQFQPELRSGSWEGSIVEHRRRIQDDLEDSPSLKPYLEEIFDKCYAAAVKQASAETRLPIEVFPQLCPYTSIEVLDSNFLPDGNVQEITEQN, from the coding sequence ATGGTGACAGAAATAGGAATTGACAGACAGAGCTTATATGAGGCAGACTACTTGAAATGGATTGAAACAACAGTAGAAAAGTTGCGATCGCAGGATTTCTCAAACGTTGATTGGGAAAACCTGATTGAGGAAATAGAAAGCATGGGAAGAAGCGAACGCAAGAGCCTCAAAAGCAATATTATTGTAGTCATTATGCACTTGCTCAAGTGGCAATTTCAGCCAGAGTTGAGAAGCGGTAGCTGGGAAGGTAGCATCGTAGAACATCGGCGGCGCATTCAGGACGATTTGGAAGATTCTCCTAGCCTGAAACCATATTTAGAAGAGATATTTGATAAGTGCTATGCGGCTGCGGTTAAACAGGCAAGTGCTGAAACTAGATTGCCGATAGAAGTATTTCCCCAATTATGTCCTTACACTTCTATTGAGGTGTTAGATTCTAACTTTCTGCCCGATGGAAACGTTCAGGAGATAACCGAACAAAATTAA
- the chlG gene encoding chlorophyll synthase ChlG — protein sequence MSDSPPSQSTPEPTPISATQTDSRTAKTRQMLGMKGAAPGETSIWKIRLQLMKPITWIPLIWGVVCGAASSGNYTWTLENVLVAAACMLLSGPLMTGYTQTLNDFYDREIDAINEPYRPIPSGAISIPQVVTQIFVLLLGGIGISIALDLWAGHKFPIVVLLTLGGAFIAYIYSAPPLKLKQNGWLGNYALGSSYIALPWWAGQALFGKLDATIMILTLFYSMAGLGIAIVNDFKSVEGDRQLGLQSLPVMFGVDKAAWICVCAIDIFQLGIAAYLISIHQNLYAVLLVLLVIPQITFQDMYFLRNPLENDVKYQASAQPFLVLGMLVAALALGHAGV from the coding sequence ATGTCTGATTCTCCTCCTTCCCAGTCTACTCCAGAGCCAACACCCATCAGTGCTACCCAAACAGATAGCCGCACCGCCAAAACTCGGCAAATGTTGGGCATGAAAGGGGCTGCACCGGGCGAAACTTCTATCTGGAAAATTCGCTTGCAACTGATGAAGCCGATTACTTGGATTCCTCTAATTTGGGGAGTTGTGTGTGGGGCGGCTTCTTCTGGTAACTACACTTGGACGCTGGAAAATGTGTTAGTAGCAGCGGCTTGTATGTTGCTCTCAGGCCCATTGATGACAGGATATACCCAAACCCTTAACGATTTCTACGATCGCGAAATCGATGCCATTAACGAACCCTACCGTCCTATTCCCTCCGGTGCGATCTCGATTCCGCAAGTCGTCACTCAAATTTTTGTATTGCTGCTAGGTGGGATCGGCATTTCCATCGCCCTTGATTTGTGGGCCGGTCATAAGTTTCCGATCGTGGTTCTTTTAACTCTCGGCGGCGCTTTTATCGCTTATATTTACTCGGCACCACCGCTGAAACTTAAGCAGAATGGGTGGTTGGGGAATTATGCCTTGGGTTCTAGCTACATTGCTTTACCTTGGTGGGCGGGACAAGCTTTGTTTGGCAAACTGGATGCAACGATTATGATTTTGACCCTGTTTTACAGTATGGCAGGGTTGGGAATTGCGATTGTTAATGATTTTAAGAGTGTAGAAGGCGATCGCCAATTGGGGTTACAATCCTTGCCTGTGATGTTTGGTGTGGATAAGGCGGCTTGGATTTGCGTGTGCGCGATCGACATCTTTCAATTGGGAATTGCGGCATACTTGATTAGCATCCACCAGAATCTCTATGCTGTCCTCCTCGTGTTGTTGGTGATTCCCCAAATCACTTTCCAAGATATGTATTTTCTACGCAATCCTCTGGAAAATGATGTTAAATATCAAGCAAGTGCCCAGCCTTTCCTAGTATTAGGTATGCTTGTGGCTGCCTTAGCACTAGGCCACGCAGGGGTCTAG
- a CDS encoding transglycosylase domain-containing protein, whose translation MAESLSNMQDPASQGSNAVGASFDENWSPATDGDGLNQAITEGAVPTPPTGQELQQGVPVNAEPLTAEGAALETENQPSDANKVDIVKRDWSGLRKIRAWFDAKFPPLTSSGKKNLYRRPIFWVGVGVVTVGGSALGYVWWSLRTLEQALPNIADMSAFTRDGTLSIKAADGTILLQSGPATREKLQLREIPEQLIKAFIAIEDRRFYEHGGVDYQGIFRAIASNIMARDLVQGGSTITQQLARIVFLNQERSLLRKVREALLAQKIERELNKDQVLERYLNLVYLGSGAYGVADAAWVYFSKPVNELTLAEMATLAGLPPAPSEYSPLVNPDAAKERRNIVLQQMLAAKVITVAQERDAIAQPLAVKPSAPKRLQVQAPYFARYIMKELPRYVSKDALEAGGLTVETSINLEWQKIAEQVMKDAVELDGKAQGFEEAALVSIESRTGEVKAMVGGANFQKSEFNRATQALRQPGSTFKGLVYTAAIAAGFSPYDSYEDGPVIFDGYQPNNYGKRFSGWRSMADALASSVNVVAVKVLVDVGFDPTIKLAHDMGIKSKLNPTYSLALGASEVNLLELTNAYGTLAAQGNYIEAHGIRRVINQRGDVIYNADFKPKRVVDKNSAAIIAWMLQGVVQSGTGGPAALSDRNVAGKTGTSEQARDLWFIGFIPQVVTGIWLGNDDNYPTYGASSTAAYNWREFMSQVVKGMPIEEFPKLPELEGRKGSIKAKPVQPGNVVYGMIKNDDDSISPYNPGGSSHDSATYQDPGSYQEPESYQEPAYQEPVENYN comes from the coding sequence GTGGCAGAATCTTTATCAAATATGCAAGATCCGGCAAGCCAAGGCAGCAATGCTGTAGGGGCGAGTTTTGATGAAAATTGGTCGCCTGCTACCGATGGCGACGGACTCAACCAAGCTATAACGGAAGGGGCAGTGCCTACACCGCCGACGGGTCAAGAATTACAGCAAGGTGTGCCAGTTAATGCTGAACCGCTGACAGCCGAAGGTGCTGCACTTGAGACAGAGAATCAGCCATCTGACGCAAATAAGGTTGATATAGTTAAGCGAGATTGGTCGGGCTTGAGGAAGATTCGGGCTTGGTTTGATGCCAAATTTCCTCCTCTGACGAGTAGTGGCAAGAAAAATCTTTACCGCCGCCCTATATTTTGGGTAGGAGTAGGTGTAGTTACTGTTGGCGGTAGTGCTCTGGGCTATGTCTGGTGGAGTCTACGTACTTTAGAGCAAGCTTTGCCGAATATTGCTGATATGTCGGCTTTTACTCGCGATGGGACTTTGAGTATTAAGGCGGCTGATGGAACGATTTTGCTGCAAAGTGGGCCTGCAACTAGGGAAAAGCTGCAACTGAGGGAGATTCCCGAACAGTTAATTAAGGCTTTTATTGCGATTGAAGATCGGCGTTTTTATGAACATGGGGGGGTTGATTATCAAGGGATTTTTCGGGCGATCGCTTCTAATATCATGGCGAGGGATTTAGTACAGGGTGGAAGTACGATTACGCAGCAGTTAGCGCGGATTGTTTTCCTCAACCAAGAACGTAGTTTGTTGCGGAAGGTGCGCGAGGCGCTTTTGGCTCAGAAAATTGAGCGGGAATTGAATAAAGATCAAGTTTTAGAGCGCTATTTGAATCTGGTTTATTTGGGTTCTGGTGCTTATGGGGTGGCGGATGCAGCCTGGGTTTATTTCAGTAAGCCGGTGAATGAATTGACTTTGGCAGAGATGGCGACTTTGGCGGGTTTACCTCCTGCGCCAAGTGAATATTCGCCTCTGGTGAATCCAGATGCTGCTAAGGAACGCCGCAATATTGTGTTGCAGCAAATGCTGGCAGCTAAGGTGATTACAGTGGCGCAAGAACGGGATGCGATCGCACAACCTCTGGCGGTGAAACCAAGTGCTCCAAAACGGCTGCAAGTGCAAGCTCCCTATTTTGCCAGATATATTATGAAAGAATTGCCACGCTATGTTTCTAAAGATGCTTTGGAAGCGGGAGGTTTGACTGTAGAAACGAGTATAAATTTGGAGTGGCAGAAAATAGCAGAGCAGGTGATGAAAGATGCTGTAGAACTTGACGGTAAAGCTCAGGGATTTGAGGAAGCGGCGCTGGTTTCAATTGAATCTCGCACTGGGGAAGTGAAGGCGATGGTGGGGGGTGCGAATTTTCAAAAAAGTGAGTTTAACCGTGCTACGCAAGCTTTACGGCAGCCCGGATCTACTTTTAAGGGGTTGGTTTATACGGCTGCGATCGCGGCTGGTTTTTCGCCTTATGACAGCTATGAAGATGGCCCGGTGATTTTTGATGGGTATCAACCAAATAATTATGGTAAAAGGTTTAGCGGTTGGCGATCGATGGCTGACGCGCTAGCAAGTTCTGTGAATGTGGTAGCGGTGAAAGTGTTAGTTGATGTTGGGTTCGATCCGACGATTAAGTTAGCTCATGATATGGGGATTAAGTCGAAACTCAATCCCACTTATTCGCTGGCTTTAGGCGCTTCGGAGGTGAATTTGCTGGAGTTAACTAATGCTTACGGCACTCTAGCAGCGCAAGGGAATTATATCGAGGCTCACGGGATTCGCCGGGTGATTAATCAGCGAGGAGATGTAATTTACAATGCTGATTTTAAACCTAAGCGAGTTGTCGATAAAAATAGTGCTGCAATTATTGCTTGGATGTTGCAGGGAGTGGTGCAAAGCGGTACGGGAGGGCCTGCGGCTTTGTCGGATCGGAATGTTGCTGGCAAAACTGGTACTTCTGAACAGGCTCGCGATCTGTGGTTTATTGGTTTTATCCCCCAGGTAGTGACGGGTATTTGGCTGGGAAATGATGATAATTATCCGACTTATGGGGCTAGTAGTACAGCCGCTTATAATTGGCGGGAATTTATGTCTCAGGTGGTGAAGGGAATGCCTATTGAGGAGTTTCCGAAGTTGCCGGAATTGGAGGGGAGAAAGGGGAGTATTAAGGCGAAGCCCGTGCAGCCTGGGAATGTGGTTTATGGGATGATTAAGAATGATGACGATTCTATTTCTCCTTATAATCCTGGGGGTAGTTCCCACGATTCTGCTACTTATCAAGATCCAGGTAGTTATCAAGAACCAGAGAGTTATCAAGAGCCAGCTTATCAAGAACCTGTTGAGAATTATAATTAA
- a CDS encoding 16S rRNA (cytosine(967)-C(5))-methyltransferase has product MKNPRQLAFIALREVHRRGAFADVALDRTLRNSELSELDRRLLTEIVYGSVRRMRSLDFLIDQLAKKPASQQPPDLRTILHIGLYQLQYLTHIPPSAAVNTTVQLTKENGFSGLSSFVNGLLRQYTRITPPTPPYEGGAKSIAYEGDAKSIAYEGGAKSIAYEGNAKSISYEGDAKSEDKTNTTPQNKTTPPLTKGGQGGVNSILKLPENPIERLGIIHSFPDWLIQFWLEQIGETETEKLCQWFNQSPTIDLRINPLRTTIDEVENALKSHNIAVNRIPYLPQALRLNGSIGAIYNLPGYNEGWWTIQDSSAQLVTHLLDPQPGETIIDACAAPGGKTTHIAELMQDKGTIIACDKTESRLKKLKQNAERLQLNSIEIHTGDSRNFPNLINSADRVLLDAPCSGLGTLHRRADARWHHTEKNIEELSILQSQLLANVATFVKPGGKLVYATCTIHPLENENIIESFLTNNPDWQTEPIILDLPIEPTAEGWLKVWPQRQQMDGFFIATLKKSSSPYIARD; this is encoded by the coding sequence ATGAAAAATCCTCGCCAACTAGCATTTATCGCCCTCCGCGAAGTCCACCGACGCGGCGCATTCGCAGACGTGGCCCTCGATCGCACCCTCCGCAACTCCGAACTCAGCGAACTCGATCGCAGACTCCTCACAGAAATAGTCTATGGTAGCGTCAGAAGAATGCGATCGCTCGATTTTCTTATCGACCAACTCGCCAAAAAACCTGCCTCCCAACAACCTCCAGACCTTCGCACAATTTTACACATCGGTTTATATCAACTCCAATATCTCACCCACATCCCCCCATCCGCCGCCGTTAATACCACCGTTCAACTAACAAAAGAAAACGGATTTTCAGGCCTTAGTAGCTTTGTTAATGGCCTCTTGCGACAATATACCAGAATTACCCCCCCAACCCCCCCTTATGAAGGGGGGGCTAAGAGTATTGCTTACGAAGGAGATGCTAAGAGTATTGCTTATGAAGGGGGGGCTAAGAGTATTGCTTATGAAGGAAATGCTAAGAGTATTTCTTATGAAGGAGATGCTAAGAGTGAGGATAAAACTAATACTACCCCCCAAAATAAAACAACCCCCCCCCTTACCAAGGGGGGGCAGGGGGGGGTTAATTCAATCCTAAAACTACCCGAAAATCCCATCGAACGCTTAGGAATTATCCACAGTTTCCCCGACTGGCTAATACAATTCTGGCTAGAACAAATCGGCGAAACCGAAACAGAAAAGCTCTGTCAATGGTTCAATCAATCCCCCACAATTGACCTCCGAATTAATCCCCTTCGTACCACCATTGACGAAGTAGAAAATGCCTTAAAATCTCATAATATAGCAGTTAATCGCATCCCCTATTTACCCCAAGCTTTAAGATTAAATGGCAGCATCGGCGCAATTTACAACCTACCAGGATATAACGAAGGTTGGTGGACAATTCAAGACAGCAGCGCTCAATTAGTCACCCATTTACTCGACCCCCAACCAGGGGAAACTATCATTGATGCCTGCGCCGCACCCGGTGGAAAAACCACCCACATCGCCGAATTAATGCAGGATAAAGGCACAATCATAGCCTGCGACAAAACCGAAAGCCGACTCAAAAAACTAAAACAAAATGCCGAAAGACTGCAGCTTAACTCTATTGAAATTCACACAGGAGATAGCCGCAACTTTCCTAACTTGATTAACAGTGCCGATCGCGTCTTACTAGATGCCCCTTGTTCAGGATTGGGAACCCTCCACCGCCGCGCTGATGCCCGCTGGCATCACACAGAAAAAAATATCGAAGAACTCTCAATACTGCAATCACAATTATTAGCAAATGTCGCTACTTTTGTCAAGCCCGGAGGCAAATTAGTTTATGCAACCTGCACAATTCACCCCTTAGAAAACGAAAACATTATTGAATCATTTTTAACCAACAATCCTGACTGGCAAACAGAACCAATAATACTCGATTTACCCATAGAACCCACAGCCGAGGGATGGCTCAAAGTCTGGCCGCAAAGACAACAAATGGATGGTTTCTTTATAGCCACCCTAAAAAAATCATCATCGCCTTATATAGCTAGGGACTAG
- a CDS encoding tetratricopeptide repeat protein, with the protein MTETFLSHFTPSLMSGDILEQMLVQRQELAQELVDRIRESATTPVKHYTLLIGPRGIGKTHLISLIYHRVRHQENLRDRLFIAWLWEDNWSITSFLDLIISIFTALKQDYLDKYQEQLQQKVETLYSSPETAEQTAVEFLKDFIGDRTLLLLVENLDQIFDGLGNSGQKQFLSFLQGSNCCTMIATSPSLFDDVDNKKAPFYDFFRLHDLQDLTVEDAAQLLINVATIQGNIELKDFIASPNGQARIKAVHHLAGGNPRVYVIFSQFLTRESLDQLVKPFMRMLDDLTPYYQSRMQFLSPQQRKIVEFLCDRRHAVSVKEIAEHCFITQATASSQLKTLRNLGYVTSEAIGRESYYELREVLMRFCLDVKKQRGEGTIQLFVDFLRIWYTREELEQRLELGIADIRHKMGIDVAEQLLNIKPDKLPFELMKSLPSKAAMEIKYLRYALEAGEQNDRDSGMGAYSQEYKNFYEKEDYVNALQITDELIIKINGSADDWFYRGLALGNLGRNEEAIASYDKAIKIKPDYHQAWYKRGNALGDLGQFEEALASYDKTIEIKPDHQEAWFNRGWALRKLGRFEKAITSYDKAIEIKHDDHEAWFYRGYALDDLGRFEEAIASYDKAIEIKHDDHEAWFYRGYALGELGRFEEAIASYDKVIEFKPDDYYAWNNRGWALQNLGQFEEAIASYDKVIEFKPDKHEAWYNRGVALFNLGRNEEAIASYEKVIEFKPDDYYAWNNRGWALQNLGQFEEAIASYDKVIEFKPDKHEAWYNRGVALFNLGRNEEAIASYEKAIEIKPDFYEAWFTRGIVLFKLGRFEEALASYDKAIEIKPDDHEAWNNRGWALGELRRFKEALTSCDKAIEIKADYHYAWNNRGWALRNLGRFEEAIASYNKALEIKPDHYEAWNNRGVALQNLGRFEEALASLDKAIEIKPDDHYTWCNRGATLIKLNCYEEALISLDKAIEIDPNYTSAWYNQILVLHKLKRYEESAKSFYKVIELNPNYLWMRRWLFSTQEGIESFLEYSSKNLASIDKVIEASSNFFKSIIRLLGFKSWDDSITILNNSIENLKPGEEANTDEAKLIISKLFNSKQDREVWRSRLTTLVNLYKKHNVLPALGQGLVNNIPEIMSEMISDKAARIWLEVWQEQTSKFPEFQIPLRLLKAAVRYRETKGDRRALLELPIEERKLLQSILNLEQ; encoded by the coding sequence ATGACAGAAACTTTTCTCTCCCACTTCACACCGAGTCTGATGTCGGGGGATATTTTAGAACAGATGCTTGTTCAACGTCAGGAACTTGCACAGGAACTTGTCGATCGCATTCGTGAAAGTGCAACTACCCCAGTTAAGCATTACACTTTACTAATTGGGCCGCGTGGTATTGGCAAAACTCATTTAATTTCTCTCATTTATCACCGCGTTCGTCATCAGGAAAATTTGCGCGATCGCCTCTTTATTGCGTGGTTATGGGAAGATAATTGGAGCATCACTTCATTTTTAGATTTAATAATTAGCATCTTTACAGCATTAAAGCAAGATTATTTAGATAAATATCAAGAGCAACTTCAGCAGAAAGTTGAAACTCTCTATTCATCTCCAGAGACGGCTGAACAGACAGCAGTAGAATTCTTAAAAGACTTTATTGGCGATCGCACGTTACTACTGCTAGTAGAGAACTTAGACCAAATATTTGACGGGTTAGGTAATTCTGGTCAAAAGCAATTTCTCTCTTTCTTGCAAGGGTCTAATTGCTGTACGATGATCGCCACCTCACCGAGTTTATTTGATGATGTTGATAATAAAAAGGCACCTTTTTATGATTTCTTTCGCCTCCACGACTTACAGGATTTAACGGTTGAAGATGCAGCACAATTATTGATAAATGTGGCAACAATCCAGGGCAATATTGAATTAAAAGATTTCATTGCTTCACCAAACGGACAAGCTCGGATTAAAGCTGTTCATCACTTAGCAGGTGGCAACCCCCGCGTCTATGTAATTTTCTCCCAATTCCTCACCCGTGAATCCCTGGATCAATTGGTGAAACCTTTTATGCGGATGCTCGATGATTTGACACCTTATTATCAGTCACGAATGCAATTTCTTTCGCCTCAACAGCGAAAAATTGTAGAGTTTTTGTGCGATCGTCGCCATGCTGTTAGTGTTAAAGAAATTGCGGAACACTGTTTTATTACACAGGCGACAGCATCTAGTCAACTTAAAACTCTGCGGAATTTGGGATATGTTACTTCTGAAGCGATTGGCCGTGAGTCTTATTATGAATTACGGGAAGTGCTGATGCGTTTTTGCCTTGATGTTAAGAAGCAGCGGGGTGAAGGGACGATACAGTTATTTGTAGATTTTTTGCGAATTTGGTACACGCGGGAAGAGTTGGAGCAGCGATTAGAATTAGGTATTGCTGATATTAGGCATAAGATGGGGATTGATGTTGCAGAACAATTGTTGAATATAAAACCCGATAAATTGCCTTTTGAGCTAATGAAATCGTTGCCTTCTAAGGCTGCAATGGAAATAAAATATCTGCGTTATGCGTTGGAAGCAGGCGAACAAAACGATCGAGACTCTGGCATGGGGGCATACTCTCAGGAATATAAAAATTTTTATGAGAAAGAAGACTATGTTAATGCTCTCCAAATCACAGATGAATTGATAATAAAAATTAATGGTAGTGCCGACGACTGGTTTTACCGGGGTTTGGCGCTAGGAAACTTAGGGCGAAATGAAGAAGCGATCGCCTCTTATGACAAAGCTATTAAAATTAAACCTGACTACCACCAAGCTTGGTATAAGCGAGGTAATGCGTTAGGGGACTTAGGACAATTTGAAGAAGCGCTCGCCTCTTATGACAAAACCATTGAAATCAAACCTGACCACCAAGAAGCTTGGTTTAATCGGGGTTGGGCTCTGCGTAAATTAGGGCGATTTGAAAAAGCGATTACCTCTTATGACAAAGCCATTGAAATCAAACATGATGATCACGAAGCTTGGTTTTACCGGGGTTATGCGCTGGATGACTTAGGGCGATTTGAAGAAGCGATTGCCTCTTACGACAAAGCCATTGAAATCAAACATGATGATCACGAAGCTTGGTTTTACCGAGGTTATGCGCTAGGAGAGTTAGGGCGATTTGAAGAAGCGATCGCCTCTTACGACAAAGTTATTGAATTCAAACCTGATGACTACTATGCTTGGAATAACAGGGGTTGGGCCTTGCAAAACTTAGGGCAATTTGAAGAAGCGATTGCCTCTTACGACAAAGTTATTGAATTCAAACCTGACAAGCACGAAGCTTGGTATAACCGGGGTGTTGCGCTGTTTAACTTAGGGAGAAATGAAGAAGCGATCGCCTCTTATGAAAAAGTTATTGAATTCAAACCTGATGACTACTATGCTTGGAATAACAGGGGTTGGGCCTTGCAAAACTTAGGGCAATTTGAAGAAGCGATTGCCTCTTACGACAAAGTTATTGAATTCAAACCTGACAAGCACGAAGCTTGGTATAACCGGGGTGTTGCGCTGTTTAACTTAGGGAGAAATGAAGAAGCGATCGCCTCTTATGAAAAAGCCATTGAAATCAAACCCGACTTCTACGAAGCTTGGTTTACCAGGGGTATTGTACTGTTCAAATTAGGGCGATTTGAAGAAGCACTCGCCTCTTATGACAAAGCCATTGAAATCAAACCTGACGACCACGAAGCTTGGAATAACCGGGGTTGGGCGCTAGGAGAGTTAAGGCGATTTAAAGAAGCGCTCACCTCTTGTGACAAAGCCATTGAAATCAAAGCTGATTACCACTATGCTTGGAATAACCGGGGTTGGGCCCTGCGAAACTTAGGACGATTTGAAGAAGCGATCGCCTCTTACAACAAAGCCCTTGAAATCAAACCTGACCACTACGAAGCTTGGAATAACCGGGGTGTGGCGCTACAAAACTTAGGGCGATTTGAAGAAGCACTCGCCTCATTAGACAAAGCCATTGAAATCAAACCTGACGACCACTATACTTGGTGTAATCGGGGGGCAACGCTCATCAAACTAAATTGCTATGAAGAAGCATTGATATCTTTAGATAAAGCCATTGAAATTGACCCCAATTATACGAGCGCTTGGTATAATCAAATCTTGGTGCTACACAAACTAAAACGCTATGAAGAATCCGCCAAATCTTTTTATAAGGTAATTGAACTTAACCCCAATTATCTTTGGATGCGACGCTGGTTGTTTTCTACACAAGAAGGTATTGAATCCTTCCTTGAATATAGCAGTAAAAATTTAGCATCTATAGATAAAGTAATTGAAGCTAGTTCCAATTTCTTCAAGAGTATCATTCGTCTCCTTGGTTTTAAGAGTTGGGATGACAGTATCACCATCTTAAATAACTCCATTGAAAATTTGAAGCCAGGGGAAGAAGCAAATACAGACGAGGCAAAACTGATAATTTCCAAATTGTTTAACAGTAAACAAGATCGAGAAGTTTGGCGATCGCGCCTCACAACCCTAGTCAACCTTTACAAAAAACACAATGTTCTCCCTGCTTTAGGACAAGGACTTGTTAACAACATCCCGGAAATAATGTCAGAAATGATTAGCGACAAAGCAGCGCGAATCTGGCTAGAAGTCTGGCAAGAACAGACAAGCAAATTCCCCGAATTTCAAATACCCTTACGCCTACTAAAAGCCGCCGTCCGCTACCGGGAAACCAAAGGCGATCGACGGGCCTTACTCGAACTTCCCATCGAAGAACGAAAATTGCTACAATCCATATTGAATTTAGAGCAATAA